A region of the Thamnophis elegans isolate rThaEle1 chromosome 1, rThaEle1.pri, whole genome shotgun sequence genome:
ATCTCTCTATGTAAAAACCTTGTCCACAACATAAGGCAAATTCTGTACAGAGACTCAGACTTAGTCCAGTTGCAGCCtgataaaactttattttttataaaatccaCATGAAACCTAATTTGTCACCAGGAAAGATAGATACAAGGAAGAACCAGGGTGTTTTCTACTTTCACTGATATATAGACCAACCCCCATAAAATGAACCAAATGTACAATGTCCAATCAGCTCATCTAAATGTCTTGGATCTACTAAGACttgaactgtttgaaattacTTTACCATCTTTCTTCTATTATTAAAACTTGCAGTCAAGGAGggagggggttgactagaagttAAATGCTTTCCTCAGATCCTCATAGCTGATTCACAACACTTACTAATAATTTTAGTCAGGTAGAGCAGAGGAAGGGAAATCCATGTGGAATCCATGCCTCCTTTGCCCTAACATCCCATTGAAAATATAATGTGTCCTTCAAGCCCAAGATGACACTTGGTGCCTACATGAGCAAATCCAGGTAGTTTCCCATCCTAAAGCATTTCTTTAAGTAACCCTTCCAAGCAATCTTCCATACAGATTCTACTCAGCCCTAAATCTCCTAAGCCTTTGAGGCCAATAAAGTAAAATCAAGTACTGTCACTTGTTGAAATCACAACAGGTTTCCAAAGAGCATAGACTCCAGTAGTCCTAATTCCCCTCATCTCTGAAAACGCAGAAGGTTCATGGCCCCAAACTTTTATTTGTTGCAACAGTTAAAGGGGCAAGAAATACGTCTTCGATTAAGATGAGTAAATCCCCCCTTTTAGTAGGTGAACGAGCCCCGCCCTCCACTTGTTCCTGTTATATTACTTTCGTTTCCCCTGAGTCTTTGGTGTTTCTCGTCTTGGGCGGTCGCCGTGAGTATAGTCTGATTACTTTTTTACAAAATAGCATGGAATTAATATGTGGACCCTCCCGTGCCTGCCGCTTCTCCCCCGCAGCCATCCACCCGCGGTCTTCTCAGCCACGCAGCCCCCGCAGATCTTTTAGACGGGAGGATTTCAGGGCAGAATTAGCGGACAGGGAAGAGTTTGCAATCAATCTTGCCCTGATGCAAGTGCGCAATACGCGCAAAGGAGCCATATAAATGTAGATTCAATATTTGAAGTTCATTGTTCAAAGAGGAGGGTGGATGGGTTGGTTTTTGTTTCACGTTGACTTCGAATTAATACAGCTCAAGAAGGAAGAAGCTTCCTCTTAAGGTCTGTACAAATCCTAACTAGTGGGATTAATTCTGACCCTTTGATCAGAGTTTTCAAAACCCGGAGTGTTACTAGATGTAGGACTTCACTTTTTTCTGGGGTTGTTTTGTTAGGAAACCCAGGCTGAGGGTTCTGATAAGAAACCTCACCTCATCCGTGAAGCAAAGGTGGGGAACAGATCCCTGCTCTTGTGTCCTTCACagtaacctacctccaaatttgATGACCATCCATGCCTGATACCTTTAGATCCATCTTCCAGTAACAGGACAGGAGGGCAGGTACAATAAAACCTTGTCCAAATGGAAATGCCTtttagctggggggggggggtctgaggTGGTGCtaagatcaggaaaaaaaatttgCATTGAAAAATGTTACGTTCCCCGTGTTCTGATTAACTTTTTCTCAACTGatgtccatggagattcaaaATCaaccaggacatggttgtcccaaagatgcttttcaaaaggcaactggacttccttggttttttatttgaaaatatttcacttatcaagcaagaagcttctttggttctggAAGAAAGGTGGCAAAAGGAAAGATTTCTATCGCTGAGAAAGTTATATGTTTTTACTATCCtgctccctgaagccttctggaaATCTTCAGTTTTACTGCAGGCAAATATTATCTCATAAAGTGACATTAAGCAGAAGGGTCGGAATTTGCCTTCTTGATGTTAAGACATCAACTTTTCCTCACTTGTTTGTTTGCAGGTAACTTAGCTGTGGCATCACTTCCAGCAAGAATGGCCAGTGGAACTACAATTTTCATCCCCTCTAATGAAGCCAACATAATCCAAATGGCTCCTGGATTGCCCAATGTTGGTCTTCAGGCATCTGGAGCAACTCCATATCCCCAGTATGCAGCTCAGCAAATTCCCACCAGTGCTCCTCAACAAGTCCCACAAAATGGTCCTTTGGAGACATTCCTCAAGGCTGAGCCCAAAGTGCTTGGGGTAGGCATGAATTGCTAGGTCTCTGTTTGAATCCATTAAGGTTTTCGAACTATCTAGAGACCTGAGAGCCCCATGTTGATGTTCTGGAACTTGGCTTGACTTTTGTCTGGTTCTGGAATATACTCCAGAAACCTCTGTTCTTCCTGGCGGTTTCATTTGTGTTTCTGCAAAATGTTCTGACTCTGATATGAATTTCTTTTGCTTTGCTCTTTAACTGAGAAAGTGGAGCTCAGCCAAGGTTTCAGCCagatctctttttctccctttcctctgAAAAGTGCAACTGTTGGGCATTTCTCCAGAAGAAGCCGGTCATGGGTTGTCTGCAGCCCAAGTCAGTTGGAGTCACTTTGGGATTATGACGTGATCAACTTCCTCCTGCAGAGGAGTCTTTAGTGAGCGGTGATATTTTTTCTCTCAAAGGCCCATCTCGGTAGTCATAGAGACCTTCTTCCTGGCAAAAGCAGTCACACTGAGGGTCAAACTTGATCATAATCTGGAGTAAATGTCCGGTACACAATGACAACTGTGTCTCAAACTGTCCCTTCTCCCCATTTTGATTTTTCACCATAGTAAACCAGGCCTTGGGTCAAAACCTGCCCTGGAAGCTTAGAAGCCCCAACACCTTTGAAGGATCTTTCAAAGACGGATACAAGTGATGCCTTTCCTGGGGTGTCcacaaattagatttttttttcagattcagtGAACAAAGTTGTCTTTGTGTGTTTTCCTTCCGCAGGCTGTCCAAATATTGATTGGGTTGATTCACATCGGCTTTGGAGCTGTCTCGCTTCTTTCAAGTTCTCATGAATTTCGCGCATTCTCTGCAAATGGAGGTTACCCCTTTTGGGGAGGGATATTTGTAAGTATGTACACATTTTTATGGAGTCATGGTCCATGGTAGTAATGGCTAATGGATACTTATAAAAGTCCTGTTTGCATTGGAACCTATCTGGCTTCTCATGGGTGCCAGATTTTTCTGacaatttccccttttattttcagTGGActacaattgtttttctttttccttttccatagTTTATTTCTTCTGGATCACTTTGTGTATCAGCTGcaaacagtccaaatcatacTTTGGTGAGAAAGTTTAGCATTTGAATGTCTTTTATGCTATTTCTTTGTAAGCACTCTAGTCCTTTACAGTATACTGCTCAGTTTTAAAAcaacatttaggaaagaaaagcaatctcaaaatccccctcccccttccttctttgctCAACTATTGCTTCCAAGTGTTGCTTCCATCGAAAGTTCTATGTCAACAGTAGATGATGTTCAACCATCCAGCATTTTAGCCTCTTCTGGTTCCCGTTTTATGATCCAGATGGTTGGtggcaatatgccaactctgtaaaccccttagagagggctgtaaagccctgtgaagtggtatatcagcctaaatgctattgctattgctagtcctgAGCAGAGGTGTTTTCTTGCGTGCTCTGGTCTTGAAGCTGACCTCAAAACAtcattattcctcctcctccttcttttcctcctcctcctcctcctcctcctcctcctcctcctcctcctcctcctcctcctcctcctcctcctcgacaGAGGATCCTGTTCCAGAAGTGTTCCTAACCGAAAGCAACATTAAAAAGAAGCCCTGTGTATTAGGAGAAAAAGTATGGAACTAGAGTGGGAATCACATGGGAATCAAAGGGAAGAGAGAGCTATTGGTAGCCCTCCTGCAAAGAGCTTGCATTCTTTTCCCCTGTGACCTCTTTGATTTAAAGAATGTTCATAGCAACATAGACATGCTTTTGCCagttaaaggaagaaaatatagatTCAAAAGAAGAAACACAACCATCTTGAGAGAAAAATACTACATTCCCAGAAGGGGAGAACAGAAAAGagccatttttaaattttcagtaTTTTCCCTATTGGTTCCAAGGGTTTCTCCATCCCCATCTCTGTAGTAGCCTCTCTGTAATGTTTTATAGTTAAAAGAGCATTTAACATTAACATTTAATGCTTAGAGTATCTCACGTCTTACAATAAATTGTGTGGGATTTCTTTAAGCAAAGTGTTAAGGGGTGAAAAAAATTGTACCATTTTTCCTGTTGATTTTAACCACCTGGTCTTCAATGGAGACTGACatccagaaagaaaaagaaggaatttGAGAGTTTTAGAAAACTCTTCCAATGGACTTGAGGGCTTTGCATTTCCACTGTGGGAAAATGTGTTCTTTGGTACTCCTGATCTTAGTGGATGCTGTCTCGTTCCTCCACTGACTGGCTATGTGTCAATAAGCACCCACATATAATTTCTTTGTCACTGTTTTTACCATAGTTGGGGAATTGTTTATATGCTTTGCATTTAATTTCTCTCCTTCTGGTGTATTTCTGTTTCAGGTGAAATCCAGTGCAGGAATGAACATCACAAGTGCTATAATGTCATTAGCTGGTATCTTCCTGTACATAGCTGATCTGATAGGCTACAGTGTTTCTCAGAGATATAGCAGTCTATATCCCAGATACAGCGGAGAATATACCACTGACGGTTTATCCGTAAGTAAACCAACCTTGTCTTACATTTTGGCTTCATGTGCAGAATCCAAAAGGAGATTAGATATGCAGCCGAGATATTCCATGGCCTTTGACTTTTCTTTGAAACTTTTCCTTTAATAAGTCTCAGTCCCAAAGAGA
Encoded here:
- the LOC116511160 gene encoding membrane-spanning 4-domains subfamily A member 15-like, with the translated sequence MASGTTIFIPSNEANIIQMAPGLPNVGLQASGATPYPQYAAQQIPTSAPQQVPQNGPLETFLKAEPKVLGAVQILIGLIHIGFGAVSLLSSSHEFRAFSANGGYPFWGGIFFISSGSLCVSAANSPNHTLVKSSAGMNITSAIMSLAGIFLYIADLIGYSVSQRYSSLYPRYSGEYTTDGLSTVGCGLSSVLLLFSVLEFCVTVSLAHFGCQAACCIDGQHTVMFMPYQLIRGGAMAAEPNPPPAPPTYNNVVTESQKEI